Proteins from a single region of Drosophila biarmipes strain raj3 chromosome 3R, RU_DBia_V1.1, whole genome shotgun sequence:
- the LOC108031065 gene encoding somatostatin receptor type 5 isoform X2, with product MLQGVAITIANDSNDDGLNQSFMAHVSPSPNQMPTITATTGMPSASESPELLLLKNDKFLTHVAHLLNITTENLSNLLGSTNATNGNGTMASDSPMDESLTLRTAFTVCYALIFVAGVLGNLITCIVISRNNFMHTATNFYLFNLAVSDLILLVSGIPQELYNLWYPDMYPFTDAMCIMGSVLSEMAANATVLTITAFTVERYIAICHPFRQHTMSKLSRAIKFIFAIWLAAFLLALPQAMQFSVVYQNEGYSCTMENDFYAHVFAVSGFIFFGGPMTAICVLYVLIGVKLKRSRLLQSLPRRTYDANRGLNAQGRVIRMLAVAVAFFLCWAPFHAQRLMAVYGLNLINIGISRDAFNDYFRILDYTSGVLYFLSTCINPLLYNIMSHKFREAFKITLTRQFGLARNHHHQQSQHHQHNYSALLRQNGSMRLQPASCSVNNNALEPYGSYRVVQFRCRDASHQLSLQDSIRTTTTTTTINSNSLASGNGNGVGLGVGNTRRMRKQEFYGPVVPGTAVPHRMLQAQVSQLSSLGDANSLLEAEVVDRHYASGRAKRALLATKSGALLVTPTQSAADPSEVSQPATRLKLTRVISRRDEVTSHSLPDPETCQTAAIPGRSSRKFPWRKRRQKTEDPSSGDGGLTFGSPKSQ from the exons ATGTTGCAAGGCGTCGCCATCACCATCGCCAACGACAGCAACGATGATGGCCTCAATCAATCATTCATGGCTCATGTGTCGCCCAGTCCCAATCAGATGCCCACCATCACAGCCACCACTGGCATGCCCAGTGCCAGCGAGAGCCCCgagctgttgctgctgaagAATGACAAATTCCTAACACATGTCGCCCATCTGCTGAACATAACGACCGAGAACCTTTCGAATCTCCTGGGCTCCACGAACGCCACCAATGGGAACGGCACAATGGCATCGGACTCGCCGATGGACGAGTCCCTGACCCTGCGTACCGCCTTCACCGTCTGCTATGCCCTCATCTTTGTGGCAGGCGTGCTGGGTAATCTTATCACCTGCATTGTGATTTCGCGGAATAACTTCATGCACACGGCCACCAATTTCTACCTGTTCAACCTGGCTGTCTCCGACCTGATACTGTTGGTCTCGG GCATCCCCCAGGAGCTGTACAACCTCTGGTACCCGGACATGTATCCCTTCACGGACGCCATGTGCATCATGGGCAGTGTGCTCTCCGAAATGGCCGCCAATGCCACGGTTCTCACCATCACAGCCTTCACCGTAGAGCGATACATAGCCATCTGTCATCCCTTTCG GCAGCACACCATGTCAAAATTGTCGCGGgccattaaatttatattcgcCATTTGGCTGGCGGCCTTCCTGCTGGCCCTGCCGCAGGCCATGCAGTTCTCGGTGGTCTACCAGAACGAGGGCTACTCCTGCACG ATGGAGAACGACTTTTACGCCCATGTGTTCGCCGTCTCGGGATTCATCTTCTTCGGTGGACCCATGACGGCGATTTGTGTGCTCTACGTGCTCATCGGTGTGAAGCTGAAGAGGAGTCGCCTGCTGCAATCGCTGCCGCGGAGGACCTACGATGCGAACAGGGGCCTCAATGCCCAGGGACGAGTCATCAGAATGTTGG CTGTAGCCGTCGCCTTCTTCCTCTGCTGGGCTCCCTTCCACGCCCAGCGCCTGATGGCCGTCTACGGACTGAACCTGATTAATATCGGCATCAGCCGGGATGCCTTCAACGACTACTTCCGGATACTTGATTACACGTCCGGCGTGCTCTACTTCCTCTCCACCTGCATCAACCCGCTGCTGTACAACATCATGAGTCACAAGTTCCGCGAGGCCTTTAAG ATTACTCTCACAAGGCAGTTTGGCCTGGCCCggaaccaccaccaccagcagagccagcaccaccagcacaaCTACAGTGCTTTGCTGAGGCAAAATGGATCGATGCGTCTGCAGCCGGCCAGTTGCAGTGTCAATAACAACGCCCTGGAGCCCTATGGCTCCTACCGCGTGGTGCAGTTCCGCTGCCGGGATGCGAGCCACCAGTTGTCCCTGCAGGACAGCATacgcaccaccaccacaaccaCCACGATAAACAGCAATAGCTTGGCctccggaaacggaaatggagTGGGATTGGGTGTAGGCAATACGCGGCGGATGCGAAAACAGGAGTTCTATGGCCCGGTGGTCCCGGGAACTGCAGTTCCCCATCGAATGCTGCAGGCTCAGGTGTCCCAGCTCTCGTCGCTGGGCGATGCCAACTCCCTGCTGGAGGCGGAAGTGGTGGACAGACACTACGCTTCCGGTCGGGCCAAGAGAGCCCTGCTGGCCACCAAGAGCGGTGCCCTGCTGGTGACACCGACCCAAAGTGCTGCCGACCCCTCGGAAGTCAGTCAGCCTGCCACTCGCCTCAAGCTGACGAGGGTGATAAGCCGGAGGGATGAGGTGACCAGCCACAGTTTGCCGGATCCGGAGACCTGTCAAACGGCAGCGATTCCAGGTCGAAGTTCACGAAAATTCCCCTGGCGCAAGCGGAGGCAAAAAACGGAGGACCCCAGCAGCGGCGACGGCGGCCTGACCTTTGGCTCACCCAAATCCCAGTGA
- the LOC108031065 gene encoding somatostatin receptor type 5 isoform X1, with amino-acid sequence MLQGVAITIANDSNDDGLNQSFMAHVSPSPNQMPTITATTGMPSASESPELLLLKNDKFLTHVAHLLNITTENLSNLLGSTNATNGNGTMASDSPMDESLTLRTAFTVCYALIFVAGVLGNLITCIVISRNNFMHTATNFYLFNLAVSDLILLVSGIPQELYNLWYPDMYPFTDAMCIMGSVLSEMAANATVLTITAFTVERYIAICHPFRQHTMSKLSRAIKFIFAIWLAAFLLALPQAMQFSVVYQNEGYSCTMENDFYAHVFAVSGFIFFGGPMTAICVLYVLIGVKLKRSRLLQSLPRRTYDANRGLNAQGRVIRMLVAVAVAFFLCWAPFHAQRLMAVYGLNLINIGISRDAFNDYFRILDYTSGVLYFLSTCINPLLYNIMSHKFREAFKITLTRQFGLARNHHHQQSQHHQHNYSALLRQNGSMRLQPASCSVNNNALEPYGSYRVVQFRCRDASHQLSLQDSIRTTTTTTTINSNSLASGNGNGVGLGVGNTRRMRKQEFYGPVVPGTAVPHRMLQAQVSQLSSLGDANSLLEAEVVDRHYASGRAKRALLATKSGALLVTPTQSAADPSEVSQPATRLKLTRVISRRDEVTSHSLPDPETCQTAAIPGRSSRKFPWRKRRQKTEDPSSGDGGLTFGSPKSQ; translated from the exons ATGTTGCAAGGCGTCGCCATCACCATCGCCAACGACAGCAACGATGATGGCCTCAATCAATCATTCATGGCTCATGTGTCGCCCAGTCCCAATCAGATGCCCACCATCACAGCCACCACTGGCATGCCCAGTGCCAGCGAGAGCCCCgagctgttgctgctgaagAATGACAAATTCCTAACACATGTCGCCCATCTGCTGAACATAACGACCGAGAACCTTTCGAATCTCCTGGGCTCCACGAACGCCACCAATGGGAACGGCACAATGGCATCGGACTCGCCGATGGACGAGTCCCTGACCCTGCGTACCGCCTTCACCGTCTGCTATGCCCTCATCTTTGTGGCAGGCGTGCTGGGTAATCTTATCACCTGCATTGTGATTTCGCGGAATAACTTCATGCACACGGCCACCAATTTCTACCTGTTCAACCTGGCTGTCTCCGACCTGATACTGTTGGTCTCGG GCATCCCCCAGGAGCTGTACAACCTCTGGTACCCGGACATGTATCCCTTCACGGACGCCATGTGCATCATGGGCAGTGTGCTCTCCGAAATGGCCGCCAATGCCACGGTTCTCACCATCACAGCCTTCACCGTAGAGCGATACATAGCCATCTGTCATCCCTTTCG GCAGCACACCATGTCAAAATTGTCGCGGgccattaaatttatattcgcCATTTGGCTGGCGGCCTTCCTGCTGGCCCTGCCGCAGGCCATGCAGTTCTCGGTGGTCTACCAGAACGAGGGCTACTCCTGCACG ATGGAGAACGACTTTTACGCCCATGTGTTCGCCGTCTCGGGATTCATCTTCTTCGGTGGACCCATGACGGCGATTTGTGTGCTCTACGTGCTCATCGGTGTGAAGCTGAAGAGGAGTCGCCTGCTGCAATCGCTGCCGCGGAGGACCTACGATGCGAACAGGGGCCTCAATGCCCAGGGACGAGTCATCAGAATGTTGG TAGCTGTAGCCGTCGCCTTCTTCCTCTGCTGGGCTCCCTTCCACGCCCAGCGCCTGATGGCCGTCTACGGACTGAACCTGATTAATATCGGCATCAGCCGGGATGCCTTCAACGACTACTTCCGGATACTTGATTACACGTCCGGCGTGCTCTACTTCCTCTCCACCTGCATCAACCCGCTGCTGTACAACATCATGAGTCACAAGTTCCGCGAGGCCTTTAAG ATTACTCTCACAAGGCAGTTTGGCCTGGCCCggaaccaccaccaccagcagagccagcaccaccagcacaaCTACAGTGCTTTGCTGAGGCAAAATGGATCGATGCGTCTGCAGCCGGCCAGTTGCAGTGTCAATAACAACGCCCTGGAGCCCTATGGCTCCTACCGCGTGGTGCAGTTCCGCTGCCGGGATGCGAGCCACCAGTTGTCCCTGCAGGACAGCATacgcaccaccaccacaaccaCCACGATAAACAGCAATAGCTTGGCctccggaaacggaaatggagTGGGATTGGGTGTAGGCAATACGCGGCGGATGCGAAAACAGGAGTTCTATGGCCCGGTGGTCCCGGGAACTGCAGTTCCCCATCGAATGCTGCAGGCTCAGGTGTCCCAGCTCTCGTCGCTGGGCGATGCCAACTCCCTGCTGGAGGCGGAAGTGGTGGACAGACACTACGCTTCCGGTCGGGCCAAGAGAGCCCTGCTGGCCACCAAGAGCGGTGCCCTGCTGGTGACACCGACCCAAAGTGCTGCCGACCCCTCGGAAGTCAGTCAGCCTGCCACTCGCCTCAAGCTGACGAGGGTGATAAGCCGGAGGGATGAGGTGACCAGCCACAGTTTGCCGGATCCGGAGACCTGTCAAACGGCAGCGATTCCAGGTCGAAGTTCACGAAAATTCCCCTGGCGCAAGCGGAGGCAAAAAACGGAGGACCCCAGCAGCGGCGACGGCGGCCTGACCTTTGGCTCACCCAAATCCCAGTGA
- the LOC108031065 gene encoding pyrokinin-1 receptor isoform X3 → MLQGVAITIANDSNDDGLNQSFMAHVSPSPNQMPTITATTGMPSASESPELLLLKNDKFLTHVAHLLNITTENLSNLLGSTNATNGNGTMASDSPMDESLTLRTAFTVCYALIFVAGVLGNLITCIVISRNNFMHTATNFYLFNLAVSDLILLVSGIPQELYNLWYPDMYPFTDAMCIMGSVLSEMAANATVLTITAFTVERYIAICHPFRQHTMSKLSRAIKFIFAIWLAAFLLALPQAMQFSVVYQNEGYSCTMENDFYAHVFAVSGFIFFGGPMTAICVLYVLIGVKLKRSRLLQSLPRRTYDANRGLNAQGRVIRMLGSSCSRRLLPLLGSLPRPAPDGRLRTEPD, encoded by the exons ATGTTGCAAGGCGTCGCCATCACCATCGCCAACGACAGCAACGATGATGGCCTCAATCAATCATTCATGGCTCATGTGTCGCCCAGTCCCAATCAGATGCCCACCATCACAGCCACCACTGGCATGCCCAGTGCCAGCGAGAGCCCCgagctgttgctgctgaagAATGACAAATTCCTAACACATGTCGCCCATCTGCTGAACATAACGACCGAGAACCTTTCGAATCTCCTGGGCTCCACGAACGCCACCAATGGGAACGGCACAATGGCATCGGACTCGCCGATGGACGAGTCCCTGACCCTGCGTACCGCCTTCACCGTCTGCTATGCCCTCATCTTTGTGGCAGGCGTGCTGGGTAATCTTATCACCTGCATTGTGATTTCGCGGAATAACTTCATGCACACGGCCACCAATTTCTACCTGTTCAACCTGGCTGTCTCCGACCTGATACTGTTGGTCTCGG GCATCCCCCAGGAGCTGTACAACCTCTGGTACCCGGACATGTATCCCTTCACGGACGCCATGTGCATCATGGGCAGTGTGCTCTCCGAAATGGCCGCCAATGCCACGGTTCTCACCATCACAGCCTTCACCGTAGAGCGATACATAGCCATCTGTCATCCCTTTCG GCAGCACACCATGTCAAAATTGTCGCGGgccattaaatttatattcgcCATTTGGCTGGCGGCCTTCCTGCTGGCCCTGCCGCAGGCCATGCAGTTCTCGGTGGTCTACCAGAACGAGGGCTACTCCTGCACG ATGGAGAACGACTTTTACGCCCATGTGTTCGCCGTCTCGGGATTCATCTTCTTCGGTGGACCCATGACGGCGATTTGTGTGCTCTACGTGCTCATCGGTGTGAAGCTGAAGAGGAGTCGCCTGCTGCAATCGCTGCCGCGGAGGACCTACGATGCGAACAGGGGCCTCAATGCCCAGGGACGAGTCATCAGAATGTTGGGTAG TAGCTGTAGCCGTCGCCTTCTTCCTCTGCTGGGCTCCCTTCCACGCCCAGCGCCTGATGGCCGTCTACGGACTGAACCTGATTAA